The stretch of DNA TTCTGGCCTTCCTTACAAGCTGCAAAAATCTTGTAGACCATGGAAAGACAATTCTGATTACTCTTCATACATATGCATTCGAAGAGGATACACTTGTTCGTATAAGATCGATCTGCGATGCACATTTATTCATGAAAAAGGCCCTTGTCGGAGATAAATATGTCATGGTAATGGAAGTCGTAAAGGTCAGGGGTGCACGGAAAACCACAGGTAATCTGGTTTCATTCGAGGTGCATCCCGGATACGGAATGAAGATTATTCCGATTTCCAGCGCAAGAGTCTGAAGGTAAAAGGGGATTTAACAGATGGGTGCTCTAAGTGCAAATATAAACCTGCCGTTCCAGCCTGAAGAGGTGGACGAGGAAGAGGATATCTATTCCAACTATGAATCTTCCTCTCTTTTCAGGATGCTTCCTGCTAATGCCAAGGAGTACGTAGCAAAAAGCCCCCATCTTCTCGAATATCTCCAGATGTTTCCTGTGAACCTTTATGGGATTCCTCTCTTCTTCTCCGAATTAAAGAGAGAAGTAAAAAGCATGGAAAACCCTAACATCATCTACCCCGTTGATGAATTCACCTTTATTCATATCTTCCCCGACCAGGACGATGTCAGAAACTTTTACATTCCAATTGAACCGTCCTTCATGCATACTGTAGCAGAAGCAATGCCGGTAATCGAGAAAAAGATGGTGGATATCATTGATGCTCTCGAAGAGGACCCTGTTACAGAAGAAGAAAGAACTGAGGTACTGAAGAAGGTATTAAAGGAAATAATCTATGTTAAAAAACCGGACGAATCGTTTGACGATATAACCGCACTTGAAGGAGGAGATACCGGGGTCAAAGATAAAATCGTCAAATTTCTGAATACCGATTTTTCAGCCAAAACCGATAAAAAAACTCTTGAAAAACATAACGTCAAAGAAACTCCCGACGGGAAAGTGATCCTGACGCTGGCGGAATACAGGTCTATAGAATATCTCCTGATTCGTGACAAAATCGATATGGGGATTTTGAAGCCGTTTCTATCCGACCCCTATATTGAAGATATCACCTGCGACGGCGTCGGGCCGATATTTATCGAGCACAAGATCTTCAAGGGCCTTAAATCAGTTGTTGAATTTACCAATTCGGATGAGATCGATGATTTTGTAATCAAAATGGCCGAACGGATCAAAAGGCCGATAACATACAGGAACCCTATTGTCGACGCCACCCTCCCGGACGGTTCGCGTATCAACATAGTCTACGGTACCGAGGTCTCAAAGCACGGGAGCAATTTTACGATTCGTAAATTTGCAGAAGAGCCTGCAAGTATTCTCCAGTTGATCGAATGGAAGACTACCGACTATATGGTTGCCGGCTACCTGTGGATGTGCATCGAGTTCGGAATGTCGCTGTTCATGAGCGGTGAGACTGCGAGCGGAAAGACGACAAGTCTCAACGCACTTACGGCATTCATCGCTCCTGAAAGCAAGATCGTCACCATTGAGGATACCCCCGAGCTTACAGTACCCCATAAGAACTGGACAAGACAGGTCTCCAAAGGGAAAGGGAAAGGTGAAGGAGGAGAGGGA from Methanolacinia petrolearia DSM 11571 encodes:
- a CDS encoding type II/IV secretion system ATPase subunit, translated to MGALSANINLPFQPEEVDEEEDIYSNYESSSLFRMLPANAKEYVAKSPHLLEYLQMFPVNLYGIPLFFSELKREVKSMENPNIIYPVDEFTFIHIFPDQDDVRNFYIPIEPSFMHTVAEAMPVIEKKMVDIIDALEEDPVTEEERTEVLKKVLKEIIYVKKPDESFDDITALEGGDTGVKDKIVKFLNTDFSAKTDKKTLEKHNVKETPDGKVILTLAEYRSIEYLLIRDKIDMGILKPFLSDPYIEDITCDGVGPIFIEHKIFKGLKSVVEFTNSDEIDDFVIKMAERIKRPITYRNPIVDATLPDGSRINIVYGTEVSKHGSNFTIRKFAEEPASILQLIEWKTTDYMVAGYLWMCIEFGMSLFMSGETASGKTTSLNALTAFIAPESKIVTIEDTPELTVPHKNWTRQVSKGKGKGEGGEGEVTMFDLLRAALRQRPNYILVGEIRGSEGAVAFGAMQTGHPVMSTFHAASVEKLIQRLCSDPINIPMTHVDNLNLVIIQSAVTRPNGDKVRRMLSINELVGYDPDTKGFSFIAMFVWNPTTDEFEFPGKGSSYLLENKIATMLGIPEHKRSEIYFEVEKRARVLQRLHKAGYVGFWDLYHMMTKVKKQGLLKIDI